A region of Rhodamnia argentea isolate NSW1041297 chromosome 9, ASM2092103v1, whole genome shotgun sequence DNA encodes the following proteins:
- the LOC125316552 gene encoding TMV resistance protein N-like, whose amino-acid sequence MASSDASTSSGSEYQVFLSFRGPDTRVGFTDFLFHSLIDAGVCVFRDDEELRVGERIDGSLQRAIDNSRIYIPVFSRTYASSQWCLRELTQIVANTSKSEGKKEILPIFFDVEPDDVKLKTPLYRNAILNLEREKKLSNEQVDAWREALMEVDAIKGWEVKKYKGYGDVIKLIVEEVVQKLKTKHRSVTEHLVGIDDRVATLTELLDVGSDGVRLVGIHDMGGIGKTTLAKVVRGIDEIDYGTKRIEEVLSNKKVLIALDDVANLEQVEKLVGRSTLNSGSRILITTRNKDVLRIDRPNYRISDYEMEVMSSDHALELFSRHAFNSDSPSDDYKDLSRKIVAATGRLPLALEVIGSFLRGKGQDIWRGTSEKLSNAPHDDVFEKLKISYDALSYRQQQIFLDIACFFIGEPTTYAIYMWKDCDFFLDDEVGVLISMSLVKIVENTFWVHDQLGDLGREIVHRQNPINPEERSRIWIDKEVLEAIRTKEMKKNVQALTLDLRKSDNKTITSEEIGRLQHLRYLGLSGGTFRGNLAMSLTNMSWIFWSNPPRRLFFKPTNMHLNNVVVLEFSDNAFIDDSKLQSLIKRAIKLKVLSLEYCHNIKRTPDFSGCPNLERLNFNGCSNLRKLHGSIGMLKSLIHLKIRACRSLEYLPEEIGNLVNLKHFSVEECPVKKLPDSIWRLKSLCELHFDNSYPIIRWANSWEIPSVAMLENLQVLRIFSPNFKGRLPLAIGNLPSLRVLRLSQTRIGEVPETVSMLPCLQTLELIDCHEIQELPVVPTSLSNIQVSSKSLRVVSDISNLTNLVTLDLDDGSRWKEGGKICIGDLGGMGKLSKLNKLKLELLNVPAPTELASLSRLKELDLSGLDLRTLTQLPSSLLELQLDKFNSAVSLSSRLENLSSLKLTSSQVQEIQLSGLQLCNLTQLILGGGETLERLGLSNLRKLKTVGVSACPKLVEIQFVGAFESLEELSIKNCESLGGLGYAGEAESADELTMEEGRLILPSRVLCKLRWFHLDHCPKILQIQVLGTSELWEEFWVADCRLLHSVRGLSNLKKLEKLGIRNCDGPQVVEGLDELEALNELNIDDCLPLERWIDVSTTKLPNDCRVISYRGDKRHFDGSVQSYKRNKVS is encoded by the exons ATGGCGAGCTCAGATGCAAGCACGTCGTCGGGAAGCGAGTACCAAGTGTTCCTAAGCTTTAGAGGACCCGACACTCGCGTCGGATTCACCGACTTCCTCTTCCACAGCTTGATCGACGCTGGAGTATGTGTCTttcgagatgatgaagagctccgTGTCGGCGAAAGGATCGATGGATCGCTCCAGCGAGCGATTGACAACTCCAGGATCTACATACCTGTCTTCTCTCGGACCTACGCTTCGAGCCAAtggtgcctccgcgagctcACGCAAATCGTGGCAAATACTTCCAAATCGGAAGGTAAAAAAGAGATCCTACCTATTTTCTTCGATGTGGAACCTGACGATGTTAAGCTGAAAACTCCTTTGTATCGCAATGCCATACTAAATTTGGAGCgcgagaagaagttgagcaaTGAGCAAGTAGATGCATGGAGAGAGGCTCTCATGGAGGTTGATGCTATAAAGGGGTGGGAAGTGAAGAAGTACAAAGG CTACGGTGACGTGATTAAATTGATCGTTGAAGAGGTCGTGCAAAAGCTGAAGACAAAGCATAGATCCGTGACAGAACATttagttggaattgatgatcgAGTTGCAACACTAACCGAATTGTTAGACGTCGGCTCTGACGGTGTGCGGCTCGTTGGAATTCATGACATGGGGGGTATCGGTAAAACGACTCTTGCCAAAGTTGT AAGAGGCATTGACGAAATTGATTATGGAACAaagaggattgaagaagtaCTTAGCAATAAAAAAGTCCTCATTGCACTCGATGATGTTGCTAACTTGGAGCAAGTAGAGAAATTAGTTGGAAGGAGTACTTTGAATTCAGGATCTAGAATATTGATTACAACTAGAAATAAAGATGTTCTGCGAATCGATAGACCAAACTATCGAATCTCGGACTATGAAATGGAGGTGATGAGTAGTGATCATGCGCTGGAGCTTTTCAGTAGGCATGCATTTAATAGTGACTCCCCGTCGGATGATTACAAGGATCTTTCAAGGAAAATCGTAGCTGCGACCGGGAGACTTCCGTTGGCTCTTGAAGTAATTGGTTCGTTCCTCCGTGGTAAAGGGCAAGACATATGGAGAGGGACATCGGAGAAGTTAAGCAACGCACCTCACGATGATgtttttgaaaagttgaagatcAGCTATGATGCCTTAAGTTAccggcaacaacaaattttcctcgatattgcatgCTTTTTCATTGGTGAGCCTACGACATATGCAATctacatgtggaaagattgtgattTTTTCCTAGATGATGAAGTTGGCGTCCTCATTAGCATGTCATTGGTAAAGATCGTGGAAAATACATTTTGGGTGCACGATCAACTCGGAGATCTTGGAAGAGAAATCGTTCATCGTCAAAATCCAATAAATCCTGAAGAGCGGAGTAGGATATGGATTGACAAGGAGGTCCTCGAAGCAATAAGAACGAAGGAG ATGAAGAAGAACGTCCAAGCATTGACTCTTGACTTACGCAAAAGTGATAATAAGACAATCACAAGTGAGGAGATAGGAAGGCTTCAACATCTACGGTACCTCGGATTGAGTGGGGGAACCTTTCGTGGTAACTTAGCAATGAGCCTTACCAATATGAGCTGGATTTTTTGGAGTAATCCTCCTCGTCGGTTGTTTTTCAAGCCAACCAATATGCACTTAAATAATGtggtggttcttgaattttcagaCAATGCTTTCATAGATGATTCGAAACTACAGAGCTTAATCAAG AGGGcaataaaattgaaagttctttctcttgAATATTGCCACAACATAAAGAGAACACCAGACTTCTCCGGATGCCCGAATTTAGAGAGGCTTAATTTCAATGGATGTTCCAATTTAAGGAAACTTCATGGCTCTATTGGGATGTTGAAGTCTTTGATTCACCTAAAGATTAGAGCTTGCCGTTCTCTTGAATATTTGCCCGAAGAAATCGGGAACCTAGTGAATCTAAAGCACTTCTCGGTCGAGGAGTGTCCAGTGAAGAAACTACCAGATTCCATATGGAGGTTGAAATCATTATGTGAGTTGCACTTTGACAACAGCTATCCTATAATACGTTGGGCAAATTCATGGGAGATACCTAGTGTAGCAATGCTTGAGAATCTACAAGTGCTTCGAATCTTTAGTCCCAATTTTAAAGGTCGACTCCCTTTGGCGATAGGAAATTTGCCCTCTCTAAGAGTCCTACGCTTGTCGCAAACTCGCATCGGTGAAGTTCCAGAGACGGTTAGTATGCTTCCTTGCCTGCAAACGCTTGAGTTAATAGATTGTCATGAGATTCAAGAGCTGCCGGTGGTTCCCACAAGTTTAAGCAATATACAAGTGTCATCTAAATCATTGCGGGTAGTCTCGGACATCTCGAATCTGACTAATTTGGTTACGTTGGACCTTGATGATGGCTCTCGTTGGAAAGAGGGAGGTAAAATTTGCATTGGTGATTTAGGGGGAATGGGGAAGTTATCCAAATTGAACAAGTTGAAATTGGAACTTCTCAATGTCCCTGCTCCGACCGAGTTGGCTTCCCTTTCTCGATTAAAGGAACTTGATTTGTCTGGTTTGGATCTGCGAACGCTCACGCAACTTCCATCATCTTTGCTAGAGTTACAGCTGGATAAGTTCAATTCAGCCGTGTCACTCTCATCCAGATTAGAGAACTTGTCAAGTTTAAAGCTCACATCGTctcaagtgcaagaaattcaacTCAGCGGGCTTCAACTTTGTAACTTAACACAGTTGATTTTGGGAGGCG GTGAAACCCTCGAGAGACTCGGGCTATCAAACTTGAGGAAGCTCAAAACCGTCGGGGTTTCAGCTTGCCCAAAGCTTGTTGAGATCCAATTTGTTGGGGCGTTTGAATCATTGGAGGAATTAAGTATCAAGAACTGCGAGTCCTTGGGAGGGTTAGGGTACGCGGGTGAAGCAGAGTCTGCTGATGAGTTGACCATGGAGGAAGGGAGACTAATTCTTCCGTCGAGGGTATTATGTAAGTTGAGATGGTTCCATCTTGATCATTGCCCAAAGATTCTCCAAATTCAAGTACTCGGTACATCAGAATTGTGGGAAGAATTTTGGGTAGCAGATTGTCGTCTCTTGCACAGTGTTCGGGGTTTATCAAACttaaagaagcttgagaagttggGCATCCGGAACTGCGATGGTCCGCAGGTAGTCGAGGGCCTTGACGAGTTAGAGGCTTTGAATGAGTTGAACATTGATGACTGCCTACCATTGGAGAGGTGGATTGATGTATCAACTACGaaattgccaaatgattgccGCGTCATCAGCTACCGCGGAGATAAGAGACATTTCGACGGCAGCGTCCAATCTTACAAGCGTAATAAGGTGAGTTAg